The following proteins are co-located in the Thermodesulfobacteriota bacterium genome:
- a CDS encoding type II toxin-antitoxin system RelE/ParE family toxin — protein MPKTVVRLAESALRDPEDVLRWYSERGVPEVGQRFVAELMARIEALEVHPDRGRIAPELSQPFLRELIHPPFRIVYRRDPDRVRVVRVWRSERLLKLP, from the coding sequence TCGTCCGCCTCGCGGAATCGGCCCTTCGGGACCCCGAGGACGTGCTTCGCTGGTACAGCGAGCGGGGCGTCCCCGAGGTCGGCCAGCGGTTCGTGGCGGAACTCATGGCGCGAATCGAAGCCCTCGAGGTCCACCCGGACCGCGGCCGGATCGCCCCGGAGCTCAGCCAACCCTTTCTGCGCGAGCTCATCCACCCGCCCTTCCGCATCGTCTACCGCCGGGACCCCGATCGCGTGCGGGTGGTCCGCGTGTGGCGAAGCGAGCGGCTGTTGAAGCTGCCGTGA